GCTGCGGAGAAGATCGTTGGGGCGGTGAACGCATGAGTATTCTCGTCGACTCGAACACGAAACTTCTGGTTCAGGGAATGGGCCGTGTGGGGCAATTGCATACGGGCCTTTCCCAGGAATTCGGTACGGCGGTCGTCGCTGGTGTGACACCGGGACGCGGCGGTAGCGAGGCCTGTGGACTTCCCGTCTTCAACAGCGTTCGCGAGGCCGTTCGAGAGACCGGTGCCAATGCATCCGTGGTCTTCGTCCCGCCGCCGGGCGCGGCCGACGCGATTCTCGAAGCGACCGACGCCGGAATCGAATTGATCTGCGCGATCACCGAAGGAATTCCGGTCAGCGATATGTTGCGCGCGCGCGCCGCGGTCCGCGCCAGTGAAACCCGCCTGGTCGGGCCGAACTGTCCCGGCGTACTCGATCCCGGACTCAAGATTCGCATCGGCATCGCGCCCTATTCGATTTTCAAACCGGGCACGGTGGGAGTGGTGTCGCGTTCAGGCACATTGACCTACGAGGCGGTTCATCAACTGACCCAGATGGGGATCGGACAGTCGACGTGCGTGGGGATCGGAGGGGATCCGATTCCCGGGACCAACTTCATCGACACGCTGCGGCTCTTCCAGGACGATCCCGCGACGAGTGCAG
The sequence above is a segment of the bacterium genome. Coding sequences within it:
- a CDS encoding succinate--CoA ligase subunit alpha — translated: MSILVDSNTKLLVQGMGRVGQLHTGLSQEFGTAVVAGVTPGRGGSEACGLPVFNSVREAVRETGANASVVFVPPPGAADAILEATDAGIELICAITEGIPVSDMLRARAAVRASETRLVGPNCPGVLDPGLKIRIGIAPYSIFKPGTVGVVSRSGTLTYEAVHQLTQMGIGQSTCVGIGGDPIPGTNFIDTLRLFQDDPATSA